The uncultured Carboxylicivirga sp. genomic interval GAAAGTACTTCAGTAGGCCTGATTTAGTTAACTTTCGTTCCTGATCCAGCAAATCACCTTTGGTAGCTACAATCAGTTTATATTTTTGTGATAAAGAATCCAAAACCTCTGTTACTCCATTTAATAGCTCAACTGGCTTATTCAACATCTCCTTACCTATTTCCAGAATTTTAGACGTATGTTCGGCTGTTAACTCATCATTAGTTATTCGACAACCAGTTTCGATTAAGGAAAGAATAAACGCCTTAATTCCATAACCATATATAGGCATATTAGCCATTTCAATCTCATATAACTGACGCATTATATCTTCTTCCGACATAAAATCAGAAAGAATCGTAGCAAACTGATGTTCGGCTTCCCTGAAAAAAGTTTCATTCTCCCACAATGTATCATCAGCATCAAAACCGATTACTTTAATTGAGCTTACATTCATGGGAGCAAAAATAAGCTTTTACTCCTTTTTATAGCTGTATGTCATACCATTTTGTTTCAACTGAAATTCTCCACTTTTAATTTGACCTTCTTCAATAGTAAAAACAATTTGAATACCAGCCGGATCAAATTTGAAAATTCCATTCTCATAAGCCCTTAATGGAAATGCCGATTGACCACTCGCCTGAGCTGTTAGCTGTATACCATTATAAACAATCGAAATTTTTAAAGGCAATTGAGATGATACAAATGTTCCTTCAAGACTTTTTAATACAACTGAATCCAACTCAACTTCTTTTACTGAAAAATCAGGTAATTCAAAATCACGATTATACAAAGAGCTTAAACAGGCAATCAAAATGGTATTTAAATCAAAATCATAGGCATTTCCCAATACAGCAAGACTAACATTATCATTAATAGACAAATTACTTCGAAAACCATCAATACCTCCATTATGTCCCAACCTTGTTTGGTTATAAAACAGGAAGCCAAATATTCCATATCCAACACCACCAGTTAAAGCGGTCATTTTCGACAAACTTCCATCCGAAATAACCTCACCATCAAACAGCTTTTGAATAAAAAAATTCAAATCGCGAGTGGTTGAGATGATAGAACCAGCTCCTAAAGGAATAGTCATACTGGTTTCGGGAGCTAATTTCCAGCCATCTGCCGGGTAGTACGATAATGCTTCGTCTTTAGCAGGGGTGATTTTTTCACCTACCTGAGTATCTTTCAAGCCAAGTTCGGCACACAAATTATTCACCAACTGATGATAGCTTTTATGAGTAATATCTTCCAAAATAAAAGTGAGTAATACAAAATTACTGTTACTGTATTTCATTTTAGAACCGGGTTCAAAATCTACTCCCTTCGATTGAATGATCTCCACCAAATCATCCCGGGTTTTATCCATCTTCATATACCCTTGATAATCCAAATCATCAGTAAAATTATGAATCCCACTTCGATGACTTAATAACTGACCAATGGATATCTTATCAGCATTTTTAATTTGAGGAAAATACTGGCTCAGCTTGGTTTCAAGAGATAAATTTCCTTTATCAATTTCACGAAAAACAAGCACCGAAGTAAACATCTTGCTGATGGAACCTATTCTAAACTTTGTATTTGAATCAACAAGTATTTTATTTTCTAAATCGGCATAACCAACATATCGCGCGTATAGCAATTCATCTCCATGATAAGCAGCAACGGCCCCCATAAACTTATGATTCTGTTCGAGAATATCGAAAAACTGATTGAGTTTAGAATAACTGATCGAGTCCTGAGCAAAAGTTACAGTGCAACTAAACACCATCAATAGAAGGGTTAACTTTTTCATTATGTTAGGGTTTAACATTCAAACTTATTTAATTTTATAAGGAAGATAGTAAAGACTTTCCTATTTTTCTACTTATAAAGGATTAATCGTATTTTTACGGTCAAATACACACTTATGGCAAAAAAGAAATGGAAAAACCTGGATGGAGTTGTTTTTTCAACCAACCAGGATTTTGACTATCAATACAACGAAGACGAAGACCAGGAAACCTTATCTCCGTCGCAACAAGACTTACGAGTAATGCTTGATAAAAAGCAGCGTGGCGGTAAAAAAGTAACACTGATTACAGGCTTTATCGGTAGCAATGACGACCTTAAAGATTTAGGAAAGATGCTGAAAAGCAAGTGTGGTGTTGGAGGGTCGGCCAAAGATGGTGAAATTCTAATCCAGGGCGATTTTAGAGATAAAGTAGTTGAATTGCTTAAAAACGATGGTTATAAAGTAAAGAAATCAGGAGGCTGAATAAAAAAGGCTGTTAACCTTATTAAGATTAACAGCCTCGTTTTTTATGCTTTCTTCCAATATACTTCAATAATAGCATCACGGCCGTTTATTTTCATTTTAGGAGTCCATATTTTTAATACTTCTTCCTTCAGTTCATAATAACGAACCTCTTTTTCACCTACCCATTGAGGATGAACACATCCGGTTACCTCATGAATAATCTGTCCGGGTGATTCTTCGTAATAATCGCCATAATACGCCATGTAATTGGTAAATAACTCAGCACAACTATGCGATTGAAAATCGTAGCTTCTATGATTTCTACTCCCTAATTGAGCATTCATTATTCCATTTGCATCGTACATTAAAACACCCAAGGGATTAGGACCATACATATCCTGCTTACTGCCATCATCAAATAAATAATAGATAGAAGATAAAATCCAGGTTCCAACCACTGGCAACTGCGATGTATTTTCGTTACTCATATTAAAATATATTAAGCAGAGAAAGCCTCATAAGAATGATAGCTTTCTCTTTAATTTATTATTAAGCCTCTGCTTCAACCAGACAACGAGCCAAACGTTCGCTAACGATTTGTGGAGCTACTTCTGGTGTATCATACACAAAGTTATGCCCTCCTTTTACTTCAAATAGTTCAAACGATTTTTCAGTTTCAGATGGCCATTTCTTAACATCTTCGATATTTACACGATCATCATCAATTGCATGAAGTGCGGTTACTGTACATTTCAGCTTATCACCTTGTTCGTATTGATATTTATGAATCAATTTAAAATCGTTTCGAAGAGTATTCAGCATTTCTTTCACTAAATCGTTCTCTAATGACAAACCAGTATCGTTACCCGATGTAAGTAACGACAACCATTGTTCATCGGTATATTGGCTTTCGAAGATATTGTTTACAAATTCGTTCACAAATCCTTTTAAACAAGGTGTGCCCGATACAATTAACTCTTGAGCAACATGGCCATATTGATATTGTAGACGACGAGCAGCTTCAAATGCCACTAATCCCCCCATACTATGTCCATAAATACTAAATGGTTTGTCAATTGCTTCATTCATCAATGGTAATAAATTATCCATTAACTCATTAATATCACTTACCGGCGCTTCATCTGTACGATTATCACGACCCGGCAATTGAATCATAATTAACTCGGTAGAGTCGTCCAATACTGATGTCCATGGTTCGAACAAGCGAATACTTCCTCCTGCATCATGAAAAACAAACAACTGTTGTTTCGTCTCTCCGCTTAAAGGTTGTTTTATCAACCATCCTTTTGTATTTACGGTAGAATCAATCATTGGAATGTTATCTTCCGAAATAATTAACTCATTTAAGATTTGAGAGAATGCATCAATAGATGGAAACTCATGAAACATTTTAATCGATATTTTAATATCAAATTGTTTCTCGATGATATTGCGCAACTGAACGATAGTTAATGAATCGATACCCATGTTTTTAAAGGTCATCGACAAATCCAACTGATCTGGAGAAGCCTTGGCTGCTTCAGCCACCAAATTCAACATATAATCGTTGATGATAGCCAATCGTTGTTTCGCATCCGATTCGTTTAACACTTTCATTCTGATGTCGCCATCAGCCTCATCATCCTCGGCTCGTTCAATACCCGTATCAATTACTTTAGCCTGAGCCCCTTTCAATTCAAAAAGCAAATCTTTATTGTTATCATAAACAGCAATATCGCCTTTAATAACAAAAACATTGTCATTACCTTCTGTTACTATTGGCGCTAAATTTGCTGCAACGTAGAATTCGCCTTCGAAATTGAATTCCTTACAGAAACGAATGCTCTCCAAACCTTCGACAAATGTAGTTTTGATGGTATTATCACTTACCGACGAAAATGCTTTTGCAAATAAAGGATGAAAACAATTATCGAATAAAATTGGCGATGCACTAAACAGCTCTTTACGATAAAAACTGGTATCAGTCAAATTAACTTTTGCTCTTACCTCATCACCTGCAATTGCCATTTCTTGCACATTCTGGAAATATTCTTTAAAAGTAACTCCAAGATTATTAAACGAACTATAAACCGCAGACTTATCAAGAGTAGTTTCAACATTGGCAAGCTCAGTATACTCTTTTTGAATCGCTTCGGCCTTGGCATTTAATGCCCCAAAGCAAGTTAACTCCCAGTTTTGGTTGTCGCCTACTTTTTTAAACACTTTAAACTGTGTACAAGCACCTTGCTCCGACTCAATTTTTACTTGAATACTTACCGGCTCGTTATTAAAGATTTCGATAGACTGTACAAATCTCAAATCTTCTATCGAATAAATCCTATCATTATCAATTTGCTTGATAGCGGACAATATCATTTCAACATAAAATCCACCCGGGAAAACAGCATTTTCATTCACTTGATGATGCGCCAGATAAGGCGTACTATACAAGCTTAACTTCGACTCCCAGTAATGAACATCTGACTCTGCCAATTTGATTGGCGAACCTAAGAAAGGATGACTATTAACCGTATCTGAACCAGACTCGAAGTGGCTTGATAAATCTTCGATCTCGTAATTCTCACGTTGGAATGGGTATGCAGGTAATTCAATATTTTTATTGTATTGAGTACCATAAATATTCTCCCAGTTCACAGCATATCCTGCTTCGTACAACAATCCAAAATTGGTAGCAAACTCTTCCATCGATGGATTTTCGCGATGCAACGAACCAATCACTGAAACATTATTAAAATTAAAATGCTCAGCACATTCTTTAATAGCTGTACTTAATACCGAGTGCGGACTCACTTCTACAAAAACCTCGTAGCCATCATTCAACAACTTCTCGGTAACAGATGCAAACTGAACAGTACCACGTAGATTCGAACGCCAGTAATCAGCATCCATATCAAGCCCATCAAAAATTTGATTTTTAACGGTTGAGTAAATAACCAATTCGTTTTTTTGAGGACTTACTGACTTAACTCGATCGAATAGCTCATCCTTAATAGAATCCATTTGTGGACTATGCGAGGCAACATCTACTTTTACCTGACGACAGAATAAATTTTTAGCCGTTAGGTCCTCCAATATTTCCTGAATAATATCATTATCTCCAGCTAAAACAGTCGATTTTGGACTATTTTGAACGGCCAATGAAATTTTACCATCATACTGACTTACAATCGCCTCTGCTTCATCAGCACTTAATTCAGTAACTGCCATAGCTCCTCCCTGACCACTCAATGTATTCATTAAAATACTACGAGTGCAGATTACATTTGCTGCATCATCAATAGAAAGAGCACCAGCAATATAAGCAGCACCAACCTCTCCCATACTATGTCCAACAACAGCAGATGGCTGAACTCCTTTTGACATCCAAAGCTCAGACAGGGCAACCTGCATGGCAAATAAATAAGGCTGAATAACATTAATGTTTTTCAGTTTACTATCTTCTTCTGTTGTAAAAATTTCTTCAATCAACGACCAATCAGCATATTTCGAAAAGGCTTTGTCGCATTTATCAATTGATTGTTTAAATACTGGTTCGTTCTCGTACAGCTCCTTACCCATACCAAACCATTGCGCTCCTTGACCAGGAAATACAAATACAACTTTATCCTTATTGCCCTTAACAGGCTTAATTGCTTTTTGATCAGCTCCTTTAAAGCCATCTAATTGCTTAGTAATATCCTCCAATGTTTTACCCCAAAACATCTTCTTATATTCAAAATCAGTTTTTCGATATGCTGAGGAAGCACATACATCAGCCAAACTTTCGGATAAAGAAGGCTGTTGAAGCATCTCCTTATATCTTTGAGAATAATCAATAAGAGCTTTTGGCGAATGAGCGGAAAGCGGCAAATAAAAAGTTGAATCTGGATTTACAGCTTTGGCTTCTACAACTTCTTTTTCTTTATATTCTTCAAAAACGATATGCACGTTAGTTCCACCCCATCCATACGAGCTAACTCCAGCTTTTAATGTGCCATTATTAGCTTTTTCAAGCACAACATTTTCGGTAGGCACTCTAAGCTTAAGAGTTTTAAAATCGATTTTGGGATTAGGCTTGTTAAAGTTCAGGTTACGAGGTAAAGTATGATTCTTTAACGCCAAAACTGTTTTTATTACACCAGCAATACCAGAAGAAGACTCACAGTGTCCCAAATTGGTTTTTACTGATCCAACCCATAAAGCAGCATCATCACTTCGATTAGCTCCAAAAAATTCACCTAAAGCACCGGTCTCTGTTGGATCGCCTTGCTTAGTACCTGTACCATGCGCTTCAATATAATCAACATCCGATGGTTCAACACCAGCATCCTCGTAGGCCTCAGTTAATACTTCTACCTGACCACTTCTACTTGTGGCCGGCATATTAACATTGAAACCATTATTAGTAACCGCTCCACCACGAATAACACCTAAAATCTTATCACCATCTTTTTCTGCATCTTCTAATCGTTTTAAAAGAACCAAACCAGCACCTTCTCCGCGCACAAAACCATCGGCATCAGCATCAAAAGCACTACATTTTCCCTTGGAAGAAAGACCACCGAATTTTGAAAGATATACATACTCATCCTGATCAATCAGGTGATTTACCCCTCCTGCAATACACATGTTTGACGAACCATCTCTTAAACTCTGTACCGCAAGCATCAGTGCAACCAACGAAGAAGAGCATCCTGTATCCAACACCAAACTAGGCCCTGTTAAACCAAAATAATACGAAATACGATTGGCTATAATATTCGATGATTGCCCCATTGCCGAAAAGTTATTAATTTCTGATTTCCTAACTTTTCTTAAGTGCTCAAAATCCGCCCAAATATTACCAATATACACACCTGTTTTTGATCCGTAAAACTCATCTTTGGTTAATGAAGAGTTTTCGTACGACTCCCATGCCAATTCCATCATCAATTTTTGTGATGGACTCATTTCAATAGCTTCTTTGGGTGACACATGAAAGAAATAAGGATCAAAATGATTAATATCCTTTAGTAAAGCACCCGAATCTTGATTGGTTTTTAAAGGAGTATCCGGATTTGGATCAAATAATTCATCATGATTCCAGCGATCATTAGAGATCTTTTCAATAACTGATTTTCCCTCACTCAATACATTCCAGAAATCTTCAAGATTGTCGATTTGCGAAAAACGACACGACATACCTATTACAGCTATGGCATCTTTCTTTAGTTGTTTCATAGTTTATGATAAAACTGTTCTTATCCCACCCTTTCCCTATAAAGAATAGAATAATTTGATTAATAAATAATTAATTAAATCCCCGAATTTGAGTTAGCCCCCTATAAAGTGCAAGTAACCACCCGTTCCAAACAGTTTTTCCTACATAACAAGCTATCTAGTGATAGATAGATTCTATCATTAAAAGACAGGAAATTTAATTGATAGCTTAGTACCCAGGCACAATAAAAGTGAATTAAACTTAAGGTTAAGGTTGATTATGCAATTTAATTCATCAATGGCAGTTAGCAAAACACTAACTGCCTTGTATTATAAAACAATAAAACAGGCTATTGCCTGTTTTATACTAGTTAGTTTGCACCCATTCTACAGCAGCTTCAACATTATCGAAATTACGAGTAGAGAATCCGCTAACTTTTTTATCCCAATCGTCGACCGCTAATTTTGCAAAAACATTTGCAGGTAGAACAACAGCATTATTACTTAAACCAATTTTGATCAAGCTAGGCATATAATCATTAGCCAACCAATCGTTAACCGAAGAAAAACTACCTTCCATTTTACGGTTGTCAATAATCATGTTAGTACACTTATTTTGTGCAAATAAATCATACAAATGACCACCTAATACTTCTTTAATCTGATCGGCAGTTCTAAATCCAATCCATCCATGAAACAAAATACCTTTCGATAAATAAGTAGTGTCAATAAAATGAAATTCTTTTCCCATTTTATTAATACTCTTAATGATATCGCCTTCTTTAACGACTTTAAGTCCGCTTTTTGATTGATCGTAATCCTTAATAACTTCCATTACTTCACTAATTTAATCGATTATTAATATAATGCACGGTAGTGCCTTTCCTTATTATTCTTCTAATTTGAAAAAATCCAACGTCTTACGTACTAATTCTGCTTGCGAAGACATTTCTTCGGCATTAGCAGCCAATTCTTCACTTGCCGCAGCATTCTGTTGAGTTATATAATTCAATTGCTGAATAGCAGAGTTTATCTGACTAGCACCCGTAGACTGCTCGTTACTGGTACTTGCGATCTCCTGCAATAAAGCTGATGTCTTTTGAATTTCGGGTAAAATATTCATTAATCGTTCGTATGATAACTTTGAAATATTTAATCCATCATTCGATAAGGTTGAGATCTCAATTGATGCTTCTTTACTATTTTCGGCCAGCTTACGAACTTCGGAAGCAACCACTCCAAAACCTTTACCTAACTCTCCAATACGAGCCGCTTCAACTGCTGCATTTAATGCCAATATATTGGTTTGAAAAGATATGTAATTAAGTGTACCCACCTCTTTTGCAATGCTTTCGTTAGCTTCAACACTTTTCATCGAATCATCACCAACCTCATAAATACCTTGTAAGGCTTCTGTCGAAATTTGCTCTGTTAAGTAGGCATTTTCTTTACTTTGCTCGATACTTACAGCCATTTCTTCCATGGTTGAGCTAATCTCCTCAACCGAAGATGATTGTTCATTGGCACTTTGCGATAATTGTTGTGAGGTAGAGCTTAATTGGGATGTTGCCACTGCGATGTTATCTGCGCTATAAATCACCTCCGACAATAATTCTTTATATTTACTACAAATCAAGTTGAGCTTATCGTGTAGCTGCAATATTTCATTATCCACCGTTACCGGACATACTTGGGGTATTAGCTTTCCTTCTGATATTTCTGTTGCAAATTGCCTCAAATGCGCCATTCCATCTAGTAGATTTAATTTTACAAGCTTATACCGACGATAGAAGATCCAAGCAGTACCACCAACTACCATTACAATGGTAATTACCAATAATACATTTCGTTTAGTATTAAATGATTCATACAACATTTCCTTTTTATCATTAAGCCTCTCATTAACAGACCCAACCAAATCTAACAACTTACTTTTCTGTAGCTCATCCTCTTTTAAAAATTTGGATGATTGTTGAAGCATCAGATCAATATTTTCTTTAACATCAACGAGTTGATTAGCTTCTAGATCTGAATCGGAACTGGCAAAAAACACTGCGAACTGTTGTGTTGCAAATTCCACTAACTTCTTGTTTTCAGGATTTTTATCAACTACAACATTTTCTATAGCTTGGTTATATCCAGTCACTAATTTATCAAACTGACTCATGAGGTGAGTCTGGTTAAAATAATGATTGTATGCCTGTAAACACAACAACAATAGGATGGATGAAATGGCAATAGTTAATATACTTAACAAACCATCAACTGTAAAATTCCTACTTAACGTAGATTTTTTACCTAGAACATCTAAATTTAGCTTCATTTTTATCTTATATTCAATATATTAGAGTATTATATAAACATATTAATACCATATAGATATATTTTATTATCCTACTTTATCTATATGAAATTAACAAAACACTTCTTTCCCCTACTTTTTTATCTTTTTATCAAGCTGTTAGGTAATATCTAAATACAAATCAAAATACATAATTATCTTTTGAACCATTACCTAATGTTCAATAGCAAGTTAAGTACGACAAAACAATGATTTAGTTATATAATTTCAAAAATTATTTTTTGGCAACTCCAGAATTAGCGTTTATTATGTCTTTTACAAATCTTTTAGTAGTTGATTTACAAATATTTATTGAATTTTTTATTTATAACACACTTAATATTTACCCACACAAACATAAGTCCTGATTATGATTAATTTAATAGTAATAAGAAGCACCACACCATAAGAAATTTGCTAACTCCCAACTACTATTCAACTCATTTATTTATATTCGGAAGCTAGAAAACAAATAAAAACAAAATGAAGCATCTGAAACTCATTATTACCATTATCATACTAACTGTTCAGTTTTGGTCAATACCTTTTAAAGCTGCTTCAATACCTCAGATTACTAACTCTGACCCATCAAATCCAAAGAAAGAGATACGCCAATTACAACGAGAACTTAAAAAATTAGATAAGGAGATAAGCGAACTAAAGTCGATAGAACAAAAGCAGGCTGATGAAGAGAATATATTAAAGAAAAAAGCGTGGGCCGAAGCTGGTAAACGCAAAAAAAGACACAACAAAACCAAGATACGTAAAAAGGAACAGAAAATTCTGGATAAGTTAACAACTAA includes:
- a CDS encoding lipocalin-like domain-containing protein encodes the protein MSNENTSQLPVVGTWILSSIYYLFDDGSKQDMYGPNPLGVLMYDANGIMNAQLGSRNHRSYDFQSHSCAELFTNYMAYYGDYYEESPGQIIHEVTGCVHPQWVGEKEVRYYELKEEVLKIWTPKMKINGRDAIIEVYWKKA
- a CDS encoding serine hydrolase domain-containing protein, whose product is MKKLTLLLMVFSCTVTFAQDSISYSKLNQFFDILEQNHKFMGAVAAYHGDELLYARYVGYADLENKILVDSNTKFRIGSISKMFTSVLVFREIDKGNLSLETKLSQYFPQIKNADKISIGQLLSHRSGIHNFTDDLDYQGYMKMDKTRDDLVEIIQSKGVDFEPGSKMKYSNSNFVLLTFILEDITHKSYHQLVNNLCAELGLKDTQVGEKITPAKDEALSYYPADGWKLAPETSMTIPLGAGSIISTTRDLNFFIQKLFDGEVISDGSLSKMTALTGGVGYGIFGFLFYNQTRLGHNGGIDGFRSNLSINDNVSLAVLGNAYDFDLNTILIACLSSLYNRDFELPDFSVKEVELDSVVLKSLEGTFVSSQLPLKISIVYNGIQLTAQASGQSAFPLRAYENGIFKFDPAGIQIVFTIEEGQIKSGEFQLKQNGMTYSYKKE
- a CDS encoding translation initiation factor — its product is MAKKKWKNLDGVVFSTNQDFDYQYNEDEDQETLSPSQQDLRVMLDKKQRGGKKVTLITGFIGSNDDLKDLGKMLKSKCGVGGSAKDGEILIQGDFRDKVVELLKNDGYKVKKSGG
- a CDS encoding polyketide synthase encodes the protein MKQLKKDAIAVIGMSCRFSQIDNLEDFWNVLSEGKSVIEKISNDRWNHDELFDPNPDTPLKTNQDSGALLKDINHFDPYFFHVSPKEAIEMSPSQKLMMELAWESYENSSLTKDEFYGSKTGVYIGNIWADFEHLRKVRKSEINNFSAMGQSSNIIANRISYYFGLTGPSLVLDTGCSSSLVALMLAVQSLRDGSSNMCIAGGVNHLIDQDEYVYLSKFGGLSSKGKCSAFDADADGFVRGEGAGLVLLKRLEDAEKDGDKILGVIRGGAVTNNGFNVNMPATSRSGQVEVLTEAYEDAGVEPSDVDYIEAHGTGTKQGDPTETGALGEFFGANRSDDAALWVGSVKTNLGHCESSSGIAGVIKTVLALKNHTLPRNLNFNKPNPKIDFKTLKLRVPTENVVLEKANNGTLKAGVSSYGWGGTNVHIVFEEYKEKEVVEAKAVNPDSTFYLPLSAHSPKALIDYSQRYKEMLQQPSLSESLADVCASSAYRKTDFEYKKMFWGKTLEDITKQLDGFKGADQKAIKPVKGNKDKVVFVFPGQGAQWFGMGKELYENEPVFKQSIDKCDKAFSKYADWSLIEEIFTTEEDSKLKNINVIQPYLFAMQVALSELWMSKGVQPSAVVGHSMGEVGAAYIAGALSIDDAANVICTRSILMNTLSGQGGAMAVTELSADEAEAIVSQYDGKISLAVQNSPKSTVLAGDNDIIQEILEDLTAKNLFCRQVKVDVASHSPQMDSIKDELFDRVKSVSPQKNELVIYSTVKNQIFDGLDMDADYWRSNLRGTVQFASVTEKLLNDGYEVFVEVSPHSVLSTAIKECAEHFNFNNVSVIGSLHRENPSMEEFATNFGLLYEAGYAVNWENIYGTQYNKNIELPAYPFQRENYEIEDLSSHFESGSDTVNSHPFLGSPIKLAESDVHYWESKLSLYSTPYLAHHQVNENAVFPGGFYVEMILSAIKQIDNDRIYSIEDLRFVQSIEIFNNEPVSIQVKIESEQGACTQFKVFKKVGDNQNWELTCFGALNAKAEAIQKEYTELANVETTLDKSAVYSSFNNLGVTFKEYFQNVQEMAIAGDEVRAKVNLTDTSFYRKELFSASPILFDNCFHPLFAKAFSSVSDNTIKTTFVEGLESIRFCKEFNFEGEFYVAANLAPIVTEGNDNVFVIKGDIAVYDNNKDLLFELKGAQAKVIDTGIERAEDDEADGDIRMKVLNESDAKQRLAIINDYMLNLVAEAAKASPDQLDLSMTFKNMGIDSLTIVQLRNIIEKQFDIKISIKMFHEFPSIDAFSQILNELIISEDNIPMIDSTVNTKGWLIKQPLSGETKQQLFVFHDAGGSIRLFEPWTSVLDDSTELIMIQLPGRDNRTDEAPVSDINELMDNLLPLMNEAIDKPFSIYGHSMGGLVAFEAARRLQYQYGHVAQELIVSGTPCLKGFVNEFVNNIFESQYTDEQWLSLLTSGNDTGLSLENDLVKEMLNTLRNDFKLIHKYQYEQGDKLKCTVTALHAIDDDRVNIEDVKKWPSETEKSFELFEVKGGHNFVYDTPEVAPQIVSERLARCLVEAEA
- a CDS encoding HAD family hydrolase, which translates into the protein MNVSSIKVIGFDADDTLWENETFFREAEHQFATILSDFMSEEDIMRQLYEIEMANMPIYGYGIKAFILSLIETGCRITNDELTAEHTSKILEIGKEMLNKPVELLNGVTEVLDSLSQKYKLIVATKGDLLDQERKLTKSGLLKYFHHIEVMSDKHPQAYQKLIKHLDVQPSEFLMIGNSMKSDVLPVEEIGGYGIHVPFHVTWHHEVVEHQVVSDRVIEVEQLKDVLKLFTAEV
- a CDS encoding methyl-accepting chemotaxis protein, with the protein product MKLNLDVLGKKSTLSRNFTVDGLLSILTIAISSILLLLCLQAYNHYFNQTHLMSQFDKLVTGYNQAIENVVVDKNPENKKLVEFATQQFAVFFASSDSDLEANQLVDVKENIDLMLQQSSKFLKEDELQKSKLLDLVGSVNERLNDKKEMLYESFNTKRNVLLVITIVMVVGGTAWIFYRRYKLVKLNLLDGMAHLRQFATEISEGKLIPQVCPVTVDNEILQLHDKLNLICSKYKELLSEVIYSADNIAVATSQLSSTSQQLSQSANEQSSSVEEISSTMEEMAVSIEQSKENAYLTEQISTEALQGIYEVGDDSMKSVEANESIAKEVGTLNYISFQTNILALNAAVEAARIGELGKGFGVVASEVRKLAENSKEASIEISTLSNDGLNISKLSYERLMNILPEIQKTSALLQEIASTSNEQSTGASQINSAIQQLNYITQQNAAASEELAANAEEMSSQAELVRKTLDFFKLEE